CAGGCCCTTAAAACGATACCTGGCACCCGTAAAGAGCCCCAGCGCTTTCAGCCCGGAATTCTGGTTACCAATGCTCATCAGGTAAAGGGCTTGGAGTACACCGCTGTTGTGGCCTGGAATGTTTCTGCCAAAGACTATCGTGCCAACAACCCCCAGGATCGGAACCTCCTCTACGTAGTGCTTTCCAGAGCCTGTGAGCGACTGGCGATTCTCTGCCATGAAGAACCCTCCGCCTATATCAGAAAGTTTTTCGAGAAACATTGAAAGCTGGCTGAGGCCATTTAGCAGCGCGCCAAATCCATTTATATCAGCTCCTGTCTTTTCTTTTGACTTTTTTGACCTTCCTGATGCATCATCTATGTGGGACGCCGTTTCTTATCTGGTCATGTCAGTTGACATATGATGCATAATTGCCATATGGCAAAAGGAGTTTGTATGTTGGAGCGAATGAATTTGAGTTGGAAGTTTGTGAGTATTTTGTGTGTGCTGCTTGGTATCAGTGTGATTAACGCATTAATTATTTTTTCTGTGGTCAATCAGCAGATCGCCAGCGGGCGGGCTATAAATCTAGCGGGTCGGCAGCGCATGCTTAGCCAGAAGATGTCAAAAGAGATTTTCATTTATAGTACGGCGGTTGGTGAGGCGGAAAGGAAAAGCGCAAGATCAGATGCCGAGAAAACGGCCGCCTTGTTTGACACAACTCTTAATGGACTTTTGAATGGCGATAAAAGCCAGGGACTTGCAGCAGTTGATAATGCAGAAACCAAGAGAAAGCTTCTTGAAGTTCAGGCGATGTGGAAGGAGTTTTTAGTCCAAATAAAAATCGCTATTGGCAATGCGCCCGGTTCCGCTGAGTCGATGGCGGCTCTTTCAGCAATTCAAAAAACGAACGTGCCTTTATTGAAAACAATGAACGAGGCAGTTGGTTTATTTGAGAGCAATAATAATCTCGGCAAAATCAAGCTGATTCAGGGGGTATTGCTGACCATAGCTTTCTGTGTTACGGGAGCCGCATGGTATTTTGTGCAGACGAGTATCGTTGGCCCGTTACGAAACGTTTCAGGCATTATTGGTGAGAGTTCAAGAAATATTGATGCGCTGTCAGGCTCTGTTGCTTCAGCCTCTGAAAGCATTGCTGACGGTTCATCAAGTCAGGCCGCAGCTACCGAGCAGTCCTCGGCATCACTGGAGGAGATCACCAGTATGACTCGCCAGAATGCCGAAAACACCTCTGCTGCCGACGCGAAAATGCGTGCAACAAAAGCAACAGCTGAGCAGGCAAATTCCGTTATGGAAGATATGAACACCTCAATGGCCGAAATCTTAAAGGCCAGTGAAGAGACCCAGAAAATTGTTAAAACAATTGATGAAATTGCCTTTCAGACAAATCTTCTTTCACTGAATGCAGCTGTTGAGGCAGCGCGTGCCGGTGAAGCAGGCGCCGGATTTGCCGTGGTTGCTGACGAGGTACGAAACCTGGCCCTGCGATCCGCTGAATCTGCAAAGGATACCGCTACCTTGATTGAAAATATTGTCCAGCGGATACAGGGCGGCTCAACGCTTGTTAAAAAGGCCACGGAGTCTTTCCGGGAAGTTGCGGCCGGCGCCGGAGAGGTTGCAATCCTGCTCGATGAAATTAATACTGCCAATAATGAGCAGTCCTTGGGGGTCTCCCAAATTAGTACCGGAATTCATGAGATGGACAGGTTGACCCAGGAAAGTGTGGCGACCTCAGAAGAAGCGGCGGCGACAGCGGCAGAAATGGCAGCAGAGGCGACGCAGCTCTCTGGAGTTGTGTCACGCCTTGTCGAATTAGTCGAAGGGGTTGGGGCGGTGGAGAAAGTGGTCAAAGGTGCAGTAGCGCCAGATCGCGGCACAAAGCTGTTACGCTGAACAAACGAAAGGGATTTTAGCGAGAGCTGACGTTGTTCTCCTTCTGATCTCCTTTTTTAATTGTGCAAGATGTAAAGCTCTGGTATGGCAGTGATGCTGTTCCAGGGCTTTTTTGTTTGAATTCTTCACTATGTAACTTCGCAGTGAAATAATAGTTCGCATGAAGTGCGTGAAGTTCACAGTAGAGTAATTTTCATTTTTGCATAAAGGGAAATCCCCCTGAGTCCCCCTTTGAAAAGGGGGACTCAGGGGGATTTTCTGAAAGCTGAAAATTGCTCAGATCTGTTGCTGCAAGCCGAAGGTAGCGAAGACTCCGATCCATTCATTCTATTTATTACTTGAGATATTTTTTCTTAAATTAACTCTTCACCCGCCGAAGCACTATGCAACCGAAATCACCCTCAGTCAGTAACTGGCGCAGTTATGTTGCCTTCCTGAAAAACAACCCGCAGTTTCGGCGCTTTTGGTTGTCGGGAGTGATAAGCCAGTTTGGCAACTGGTTTAATTATATTGCTGTTTTTGTATTATTAGAGCATCTGACCGGCTCCGGTCAGGCGGTAAGCTGGTTTCTGATCGCCAAATTTATTCCTTCCACGGTGCTGGGGCCGGCCGCCGGTGTGGTAGCCGACCGATTTTCCCGCAAGAAAATGATGATTGCCTGTGACGTAATTCGAGTAGGTGTTGTCTTATGTTTTTTACTGGTGCGGAGTGCTGAATATGTCTGGGTCGTCTATGCCCTGGCCCTGATGCAGGAGTCACTCTGGACCTTTGCCAACCCGGCCCGGCAGGCCAGTGTGCCGAATCTGTGTTCTAAGGAAGAGATTAATCTGGCCAATGCCCTTTCCGGCGCCACCTGGTCCATCCTGCTCGCCTTTGGCGCTTCCCTTGGCGGCTTAGTTACTGCCCTTGCCGGCTGGGAGACGGCAATTGTTATTGATGCGGCAACCTTTATTGTTTCTGCTCTTGTTTTGAGCTCTTTGGATCTACCCCATACGCCTCCCCCAAAATCAGAAAAAAAACTTTCTATTCGGGAACTGACCGGGGTTGCAGATATGCAGAAAGGCGGGCGCTATATTGTCAGTCATCGCAAGGTGCTGGCCTTGATTCTGGTAAAAAGCGGCTGGGCCTTGTCCGGGGGTATTTTAGTTATGCTGGTTGTCTTTGGTGAACAGGTCTTTAGTTCCGGGGGCGATGGCAGCGGCAGTGGCATTTTATACGGCTGCCGCGGACTTGGCGCTGCCATTGGCCCTATTCTGGCCTGGCGGATATTAGGCGAAGAATCCCCAGCTATGATGAAGGGGATTGCCGCCTCATTTTTTGTTTCTGCCGGGGCCTATCTTGTTTTCAGCCAGACGCCGAATCTCTGGCTGGCGGCGCCCTTTGTTCTTCTTGGCCATATTGGCGGGGCGACGCAGTGGGTATTTTCAACCTCGCTCATGCATCGAATTGTTGAAGATGCCTATCGGGGCCGGGTTTTTGCTGCAGAAATGGCTCTTGTCACCCTGGTGTTAAGCATCTCGACATACTGTACTGGTCTGGCGCTGGATCTGGGCGTAAACCCACGGCATGTTGTGGTAGTTCTGGCAGGGATGTTTGTGATCCCAGGCTGTTTCTGGACTATTTATCTGCGGGGCAGGAGACGATCGACAGGGTCAGGGTAACAGGCATTGCCAAGCAGCCCGCAACATAGATTGTAGCCCACCAATTTCTTATTTCATCCACACTGTTTTATACAAATCTGACCTGCGGCTTTTCAGATTACGGACACTGCCCTGTTGCCGAATCTCTTTAAGAAGATCGAGATCTAAATCTGCAAGCAGGGTCATCTCAGTGTTTGGTGTTGCCTCAGCAGCCACAGCATCATGGGGAAAAGCAAAATCAGACGGAGTGAAAATGGCCGACTGCGAATATTGGATATCCATGTTTTCCACTTTGGGCAGATTACCAACACTGCCGGTGATGGCGACATAACATTCATTCTCTATGGCCCGGGCCTGTGCGCAGCGCCGCACTCGGAGATAGGCATTTTTGGTATCTGTCCAGTATGGCACCAATAATATTTTCATGTCTTTATCGGCAAGAAGGCGGGAGAGTTCGGGGAACTCAACGTCGAAACAGACAAGGATACCGATTTTGCCAATGTCCGTGTCAAAAACCTTCAACTCCTCACCGCCCTGAAATCCCCACCACTCAGATTCATCTGGGGTAATATGAAGTTTGTATTGTGAATCCCAGGTGCCGTCCCGGCGGCACAGAAAGGAGACATTGAACAGTTTCTCATCCTGATATAAAGGCAGGCTGCCGGTAACAATGTTGATGTTGTACTTCATTGCCATCTCCGCCATGGCTTCCCGCAGATCCTCGGTTACATCAGCAAGTAAGCGCATGGCCACTGCCGGTTTTTTTTGGTCATAATTGGCAAGCAGAGGAGCATTAAACATCTCTGGAAAAAGAAGGAGGTCAGCTTTGTAGCCGGAGACTGCATCGACAAAAAACTCTATCTGTTGAAGCAGATCATCAAGTCCCTTGAATGACCGCATTTGCCACTGCACCGTGGCAATTCGTGCGTTGGATTTTCGCCCCCAGATAATTTTCTTTTTGCTTTCATAAAAGATATTGTTCCATTCCAATAAAACGGCATAACTTTTCGAGCGGCTGTCTTCTGGGATGTAGTTTCGAATTGCTCTTTTGGGGTGAAAATCATTGGACAGTTGAAACGTTAAGACCTGGTCGATAATCTCTCTTTTTTTGACTTTTTGAATGTACTGGTCGGGGGTCAGTTCATGGGCGTACTTGGCATATCCAGGAATTCGGCCGCCAACAATAATCCCTTTCAGGTTTAACTTCTCACACAACTCCTTTCGGGCGTCGTAAATCCTCCTGCCGAGCCGCATACTCCGATAATCTTTATGGACAAACACATCAATTCCNNNNNNNNNNNNNNNNNGCTGAACTTTCCATCATCCACAATTCCTGTTTGGTGAGTGGAATGAACTCAAGCAATCGAGAGCAGTTGCTTATGAATTGTGGTGAGAGGTTCAAGGATCTCAGACTTGTTTGGTGCTGGCCTTAGGGCTTGTGCATCATCTGCGCGACTTCGCTCATGCGCCTGCCAAGATTTCTGGCAGTGCTAATGCCGGTTGTGTCCTTTTGATAGCCATCTGGATGGTTGGCCCAGGCGGCACCGCCAAAATGATCGCCGTCACCAACAATGATCATGTCGTGGATCATCATTGCTGCATGAACGGCCTGAATGGTTAACTCCTGCCCCCCGTTTCGTGAGCCGCCTACGGTTATTACGCCGCCGAGTTTATTTTTAAACATGAAGCCATTGCGCCTGAAAAGAACGGTCCGGTCAATAAAGGCTTTGGCTTGACTGGACATAGATCCCATATAAACAGGGGTTGCAACAATCCATCCTACGACGTCGGGATCAGAAAGCTTAGGAATAAGCGCTTGATAGTCATCCTGTTGGCTGCACTTAACGCCTTTTTTGCAGGTATCACAGGCAATGCAGCCATTGATTTTTAAGGGGGCAAGATCAATTAATTCGACCTCAAGGCTTTTTCCTGAGGCCGCAGCTGTTACTTGAATCTCATTAAGACAGTGTTCAAGTAGAAAATGAGTAGCTTTGTTTTTTCTAGCGCTGGCCGAAACGCCAATAATTTTAATTGTCACGGTTCACCTTTTGCTGAGTCAGAATTTGTGTTTCGAGAGAAATTTCTTAGTTCTTTACTGACGCCGTACTAGGCGATTGCGACGAGCTCAATATCGAAATTGAGTGCTTTGCCGGCCAGTGGCGGGTTGGCGTCCAGTGTCACAGATTTCTTGGTGACCTCAACAACTTCAACCACAATCAACTGACCTTCCGGGCCGCCCATCTGCAGTTTCTGTCCGATTTCCGGGTTGAGATCCGGCGGCACCTGATCAATGGGCACCGACATCACCATCTCTTCGTTTCGAACGCCATAGGCCTTTTCCGGCTCAATGTGAACAGTTTTGCTTTCGCCTATACGCATACCCGTAACACCTTCATCAAACCCAGGAATAACCTGGCCGCCGCCAAGGGTAAACTCAAGCGGATCGCGGCCCTCTGACGAGTCAAAAACGGTGCCATCGTCTAAAGTGCCGGTATAGTGGATTTTTACGGTGTCGCCATGCTGTGCTGCTGCCATGATACTTCTCCTCGAATGGTTTTTGTTATGACCTGTTCTTCGTGTGGTCTAATTAGTGTTTAACCGACGAACCTAATCACTGGGGCCAAAAGTTTCAATGGTGAAAATAAATTTAAATATCTCTTGACCGTTCTCGCCGGAAGCCCATAGAATAATTTTGTGGTACTCAAATCCCCAGTAAATAGTTGTTATCGACGGAACAAAACAAGCAATTAGTAAACATTTTA
The nucleotide sequence above comes from Desulfobulbaceae bacterium. Encoded proteins:
- a CDS encoding flavodoxin family protein; translated protein: MKIIGVSASARKNKATHFLLEHCLNEIQVTAAASGKSLEVELIDLAPLKINGCIACDTCKKGVKCSQQDDYQALIPKLSDPDVVGWIVATPVYMGSMSSQAKAFIDRTVLFRRNGFMFKNKLGGVITVGGSRNGGQELTIQAVHAAMMIHDMIIVGDGDHFGGAAWANHPDGYQKDTTGISTARNLGRRMSEVAQMMHKP
- a CDS encoding carbon-nitrogen hydrolase family protein, giving the protein GIDVFVHKDYRSMRLGRRIYDARKELCEKLNLKGIIVGGRIPGYAKYAHELTPDQYIQKVKKREIIDQVLTFQLSNDFHPKRAIRNYIPEDSRSKSYAVLLEWNNIFYESKKKIIWGRKSNARIATVQWQMRSFKGLDDLLQQIEFFVDAVSGYKADLLLFPEMFNAPLLANYDQKKPAVAMRLLADVTEDLREAMAEMAMKYNINIVTGSLPLYQDEKLFNVSFLCRRDGTWDSQYKLHITPDESEWWGFQGGEELKVFDTDIGKIGILVCFDVEFPELSRLLADKDMKILLVPYWTDTKNAYLRVRRCAQARAIENECYVAITGSVGNLPKVENMDIQYSQSAIFTPSDFAFPHDAVAAEATPNTEMTLLADLDLDLLKEIRQQGSVRNLKSRRSDLYKTVWMK
- a CDS encoding peptidylprolyl isomerase, with product MAAAQHGDTVKIHYTGTLDDGTVFDSSEGRDPLEFTLGGGQVIPGFDEGVTGMRIGESKTVHIEPEKAYGVRNEEMVMSVPIDQVPPDLNPEIGQKLQMGGPEGQLIVVEVVEVTKKSVTLDANPPLAGKALNFDIELVAIA
- a CDS encoding ATP-binding domain-containing protein encodes the protein ENALQELREIVLEQQEKAPNGLVAVICRKKNQVNYVYQALKTIPGTRKEPQRFQPGILVTNAHQVKGLEYTAVVAWNVSAKDYRANNPQDRNLLYVVLSRACERLAILCHEEPSAYIRKFFEKH
- a CDS encoding MFS transporter, with the translated sequence MQPKSPSVSNWRSYVAFLKNNPQFRRFWLSGVISQFGNWFNYIAVFVLLEHLTGSGQAVSWFLIAKFIPSTVLGPAAGVVADRFSRKKMMIACDVIRVGVVLCFLLVRSAEYVWVVYALALMQESLWTFANPARQASVPNLCSKEEINLANALSGATWSILLAFGASLGGLVTALAGWETAIVIDAATFIVSALVLSSLDLPHTPPPKSEKKLSIRELTGVADMQKGGRYIVSHRKVLALILVKSGWALSGGILVMLVVFGEQVFSSGGDGSGSGILYGCRGLGAAIGPILAWRILGEESPAMMKGIAASFFVSAGAYLVFSQTPNLWLAAPFVLLGHIGGATQWVFSTSLMHRIVEDAYRGRVFAAEMALVTLVLSISTYCTGLALDLGVNPRHVVVVLAGMFVIPGCFWTIYLRGRRRSTGSG
- a CDS encoding type IV pili methyl-accepting chemotaxis transducer N-terminal domain-containing protein codes for the protein MLERMNLSWKFVSILCVLLGISVINALIIFSVVNQQIASGRAINLAGRQRMLSQKMSKEIFIYSTAVGEAERKSARSDAEKTAALFDTTLNGLLNGDKSQGLAAVDNAETKRKLLEVQAMWKEFLVQIKIAIGNAPGSAESMAALSAIQKTNVPLLKTMNEAVGLFESNNNLGKIKLIQGVLLTIAFCVTGAAWYFVQTSIVGPLRNVSGIIGESSRNIDALSGSVASASESIADGSSSQAAATEQSSASLEEITSMTRQNAENTSAADAKMRATKATAEQANSVMEDMNTSMAEILKASEETQKIVKTIDEIAFQTNLLSLNAAVEAARAGEAGAGFAVVADEVRNLALRSAESAKDTATLIENIVQRIQGGSTLVKKATESFREVAAGAGEVAILLDEINTANNEQSLGVSQISTGIHEMDRLTQESVATSEEAAATAAEMAAEATQLSGVVSRLVELVEGVGAVEKVVKGAVAPDRGTKLLR